The Methyloceanibacter stevinii sequence TGCGGGTCGATTCCGGCGGCGATATAGGCGGCCGTGACTTCGCGCGTGTTGTGGGTGAGTTCGTCCGGGTCCTGGAACACGGTGATGGCGTGCAGATCCACCACACAGTACAGGCATTCGTAGTCCGCCTGCATCTCCACGAAGCGCTTGATGGCGCCTAGATAGTTGCCGAGATGGAGATTGCCCGTCGGCTGAACCCCTGAGAAGATCCGGGTCTTATGTGTCGGAGTGTCTTGCATGTCCTCGCCCTAAGCCACGCGGCGTTATGGCGTGGGGCAGGCGCGCGCGCAAGACTGCTCTGCTCGGGAGACCGCTCTGCTCACGAGGCCAGTCCGTCCGTACTGACCGGCCCGGCTAGCCGAGTGACACTTCCAACTCTCTGATCTGATCGGCGATCTCGACCACGCGCTGCGCCATGGCGAAATGCAGCCGCTCGACCATGTGGCCCTCGACAACGATGACGCCCTTCTTCGCATTCTCCGGCCGGCCGAAGGCGTCGATGACCTTGCGCGACCATTCGACTTCTTCCTCGCTCGGCGAGAAGATCTCGTTGCACGGGCCGACTTGGGTCGGGTGGATCAGCGTCTTGCCGTCCATGCCGAGAATGCGGCCCTTCTGGCACTCGTCGCGGAACCCTTCCATGTCGCGGAAGTCGTTGTAGACGCCGTCGATGATGTCGAGCCGGTAGGCGCGCGCGGCGGCCAACGTCATGGCGAGCCAGGGCACCACGGCGAAGCGGTCGTGCAGCGCGCGGGCGCGGCTCTCCTTGATGAGGTCGTTGGTGCCCATGACGAGGCAATCGAGCCGGTTGTCGTCATAGACCGCGCGCGCGGCAATGGTGCGGGCGTTGAGGATCGCCATGGGCGTTTCCATCATGGCCCACAGCCGCACCTTCTTGGGCGCGTGCACGCTTTGCAGCAGCTTGGCGGCGGAGATGATGTCGCCGGAGTGGATGACTTTCGGGATCAGGGATGCGTCCGGCGCGGCCACGCAGGCGGCCATGATGTCCGCGGCGCCCCAGGGGGTCTCGAGCGCGTTCACGCGAATCACGACCTCGCGGCCGCCATAGCCGCCATCGGCCACGGCCGCACAGACCTGCTCCCGGGCCATGACCTTGTCGTCGGGCGCGACGGCGTCTTCCAGATCGAAGATCAGCGCATCGGCCGGGATCGTCTTGGCTTTTTCCAGGGCCCTGGCATTGGAGCCGGGCATATAGAGCACGCTGCGGCGCGGACGGCCTGCCATTCGAGTTCCCCCAAGTGATTGAGCGGATATATTGCACTGCAACATAGTCCCGGCGCAACCGGGGAGACCCTGTTCCTTGGTCTAATTCAGCGCCCTAGGAGGTCCTTGACGAAGG is a genomic window containing:
- a CDS encoding HpcH/HpaI aldolase/citrate lyase family protein; translation: MAGRPRRSVLYMPGSNARALEKAKTIPADALIFDLEDAVAPDDKVMAREQVCAAVADGGYGGREVVIRVNALETPWGAADIMAACVAAPDASLIPKVIHSGDIISAAKLLQSVHAPKKVRLWAMMETPMAILNARTIAARAVYDDNRLDCLVMGTNDLIKESRARALHDRFAVVPWLAMTLAAARAYRLDIIDGVYNDFRDMEGFRDECQKGRILGMDGKTLIHPTQVGPCNEIFSPSEEEVEWSRKVIDAFGRPENAKKGVIVVEGHMVERLHFAMAQRVVEIADQIRELEVSLG